A region of the Apium graveolens cultivar Ventura chromosome 6, ASM990537v1, whole genome shotgun sequence genome:
CAGTTAAATGTGCCTCATCTCGCTCTTTCTCTTCGACTTCCTTCATTTTCACAAtggataatggaccagaaagcCTGACTTGGTCTTTGGGAACACCAGTTGTTTTGCAACTCTCTTTAAGAAACTCGGTGCAGAATTCTACCGATTCCTCACCAAGATAACTTTCGGCGATACAACCTTCCGGATGATAACGGTTTCTAACATAACTCTTCATCACTTTATTAAACTGTTCAAATGCATACGTCCACCTATAGCACACTGGTCCACACAAACGTAATTCCCAAACCAAGTAGACTATGAGATAtatcataacatcaaaaaatgAGGCATGAAATTTTTTTTCAAGCTCACACAAGGTCAATATCACATCTAACTACAGTTTATCTAGTTTCGAAACATCGACTACTTTGCTACACAAGGAGTTGAAAAATAAACACAATCGTATTATTGTGATCCTAACATGTTTCGGAAGAACGGATCGAATTGCAACTGGGAGCAGCTGTTGGAGGAGGATGTGGCAGTCATGGGACTTCAGCCCATAAATCTTTAAAATCAGCCATGGACACGCAGTTTTTAATGTTCGATGCATGTCCATACGGAAGTTTCATATTCAAGAATGATGACAACATTGTTCTTTTTTCAGCCTTTGATAAAGTAAAAGCAGAAGGAGGCAAGTAGgttttcttttctcctacttgtGGATCTAAATCAGCCCTAACACCCATGTCAAGCATATCACGACGAGATGCCTCGCTATCTTTTGACTTGTGCCGCATATTTAACAGTGTCCCCATTAGATTATCACACACATTCTTCTCGATGTGCATAACATCGAGACAGTGACGAACGTGGTGAAACTTCCAATATTCTAACTCGAAAAAAATAGACTTTTCTTCCACGGACAATCAACCTTTTTGGACTTCTTTACTTCTTTACCATAAGAAAGTTTAATCCGTTCCTGTTGTCCTAACACTTCTTCACCAGAAAGGGGTGGACGTGGTCGCTGAAGCTCTTGTTCGCCGTTAAAAGCCAACTTTTGTCTCCTATAGGGGTGATGGTCAGCCAAATAACGACGATGGCCTTGATAACACATTTTTTTACTATGACTTAAATATTTGGCAACGGTGTCATCACCACATATGGGACAGCTCTTGTAACCCTTATTAACACAACCGGACAGATTTTCATATCTAGGAAAGCCATTTATGGTCCACATCAAAACCGCTTTTAAAGTAAAATAGGATTTACTATAAGCGTCATAGACATTTGGTTCACCTTCTACCCAAAGCTTCTTCAAATCATCTATCAACGGCTCTAAATATACGTCAATATCATTTCCCGGCTCGTGCGGACCAGGAATTAATATTGATAACAttataaacttcctcttcatgcataaccatggaggaagattataaGCTACCAATACTACCGGCCAGCAGCTATACCTATTGCTTAGGCCATTATTAAATGGGTTTATACCATCTGCTCCTAAATCAAATCGAAGGTTTCTTGAATCATTAGCAAACGAAGGCCACCGATAATCAATATTCCTCCATGAAGGAGAGTCGGTCGGATGCCGCATCTGACCATCATTTGACTGTTGTTTTGAATGCCAAATCAACTGTTCAGCGGTATCAGGAGATTTAAACATTCTTTTAAACCTAGGATTGATAGGAAAATACCACATAACCTTGGCTGGACTATTTACCCTAAGTTTACCATCTTTCGCAACCTTCCAGCGAGATAAACGACATTTAGGACACTCAGATGCATTAAGATTTATACCCTTGTAGAGTATACAATTGTTTGGACATGTATAAAATTTAATGTACTCGAGGCCCAAGTCAGATAAGGTTTTCTTTGCCTCATACACATTAATTGGTAACACATGATCTTGAGGAAGAAAAGAACCAACATAAGTGAGAAGATCAGTGAATGCGCTATCGCTAATACCAAACCTAGATTTCCAATTATGTAGCTTTAACATTGACTCTAACTTCGTACATTCACTGCCCTTATACAAAGGTTGTTCTACATCAGCTATAAACCTATTGAAGTCATACGAATCATGATCGTCCGAATTATAAGCAGCTTCACAAACGTCAACAGTTTCGGATTGAGCATTTTGCTCCTTAGGTAGAAATGTACTACCGGCAGATGACCTAACACTCTTAGAACTAGtttctccatgccaaatccaatcagtATACCCCAAACTAAAACCTTTTTCATATAAATGATCCCGTATTACTTTTATGTTATATTTCCTAAAATTACCGCAACGCCCACAAGGACAAGGGATGTTCTTAGGATCCTTTGAGTTCTCTTCTGCAAATATTAAGAAATTTTCAACACCTATCTCATATTCTAAAGAATCCCTGTCTTTGAAAATCCACGACTTGTCCATTTATTTTTAAGACAAACAACAACCTAGCAACCTACATGTTTATCATTTCAAACATTAAGAAGTGACGCTTAGTTGTTTACTTATTTAGGATTAAACATAATtaaacatataaattaattatgCATATAAATTAAACATACGAATGCTTGTAATATGAATGCTTGTAATACGAATACTTGTAACACGCATAATtaaacatataaattaattattacaaCTACATATGTTTACACATATATAATTCCACACCTAAACTAAacaagaacataaactaaacatgATCCATACACATGCATCTATTAAAATTAAACAAGAACATGCATTAAATTAACAAAACATAAAATTAACACATGAAACAAGAACAGGCATTAAACACATAAAAAAAGAACAGGCATTAAACACATGCATCTATTAAAGTAACAAAAAATACACATGCATGTGAAATCTTACCAAATCGAGCAAACCCCCTTCAAGTTTAACCAAACCCAGCTCCGGAGACCGACCTGTACAAACAAACTCGATTAAAATCAAtacataaaatttgaaattaaattcgaaaaaaACTTACTTTTCACACACTAATCGAGCAGTCCACACTTCCTTCAAGGCTTTTCAGCACCAATCGACCTTGATTTATGAATTAATCGAGtttaatttatataaatttaGGGGTTTTAGGTTAAAGAGGGTGAAAAGTAAGTTTTAGGTTAAAGAGAcagtgagagatgagagagaaaagagaagagagaagagagacaagacagtaagagagaagagagaatgagagagagagagagagagagagagctgggagagagagagaagagagaatgagagagagagtaGAAAAGGGGAAACGGTTTTGTTTAATGGGGGGAAACcgaaaataaaaaaatttggttaagggggaattttttggtatattaacggggga
Encoded here:
- the LOC141665655 gene encoding uncharacterized protein LOC141665655, encoding MDKSWIFKDRDSLEYEIGVENFLIFAEENSKDPKNIPCPCGRCGNFRKYNIKVIRDHLYEKGFSLGYTDWIWHGETSSKSVRSSAGSTFLPKEQNAQSETVDVCEAAYNSDDHDSYDFNRFIADVEQPLYKGSECTKLESMLKLHNWKSRFGISDSAFTDLLTYVGSFLPQDHVLPINVYEAKKTLSDLGLEYIKFYTCPNNCILYKGINLNASECPKCRLSRWKVAKDGKLRVNSPAKVMWYFPINPRFKRMFKSPDTAEQLIWHSKQQSNDGQMRHPTDSPSWRNIDYRWPSFANDSRNLRFDLGADGINPFNNGLSNRYSCWPVVLVAYNLPPWLCMKRKFIMLSILIPGPHEPGNDIDVYLEPLIDDLKKLWVEGEPNVYDAYSKSYFTLKAVLMWTINGFPRYENLSGCVNKGYKSCPICGDDTVAKYLSHSKKMCYQGHRRYLADHHPYRRQKLAFNGEQELQRPRPPLSGEEVLGQQERIKLSYGKEVKKSKKVDCPWKKSLFFSS